Genomic window (Streptomyces cadmiisoli):
AGGTCGGCGTCAGCGGGAAGTACGGGAAGCCCAGCACCCGGGCCAGCGTCTTCGAGTTGCCGATCATCGGATAGATCTCCTCGGCCCCGACGATCGAGCACGGAATGATCGGCGTGCCCTGCCTCAGGGCCGTGGAGACGAAGCCGCCCCGCCCGAAGCGCTGGAGCTTGTAGCGCTCGCTGAACGGCTTGCCGATGCCCTTGAACCCCTCCGGCATCACACCGACCAGTTCGCCCTGGCCGAGGAGACGTTCGGCGTCCTCCGCGCACGCCAGGGTGTGGCCGAGCTTGCGGGCGAGCTCGTTGACGACCGGGAGGACGAAGACCAGGTCCGCGGCGAGCAGACGCAGGTGACGGCCGGCCGGATGGTGGTCGTGCACGGCGACCTGCATCATCAGGCCGTCCAGCGGGAGCGTGCCCGAGTGGTTGGCGACGATGAGCGCCCCGCCCTCGGAGGGGATGTTCTCGATGCCCTTCACCTCGACCCGGAAGTACTTCTCGTACACCGGGCGCAGCAGCGACATCAGGACGTTGTCGGTGAGTTCGGCGTCGTAGCCGAAGTCGTCGACCTCGTAGTCACCGGTCAGCCGGCGGCGCAGGAAGGACAGCCCGCCCGCGATACGGCGCTCCAGCCCGCCGTCACCCGACGACTGCCGCGGCGCGTCCGGCACGGCCCGGTCGCGCTGCTCCTCACCGCTGACGCCGTCCTGCCCGTTCCCCCCGTCCTGGCTGTCGTCCCGGTCCTGCCGGTCCTGGGCTTTCTGCGGCCTCGGCCGTTGCTGATGTTCCTTGCGGGGCACGGAGCCATCATCCTGCCCACGGCCCCGCTTGGGCAGGGCCTGCACCTCACCGACCTCGCCCGCGCGCACCTCACCGCCCCGCCGGCTCCCCGCACTCCGGCGCCGCGGCGGCCGAGGCACCGCGCTCCCGCGGGACCGGTCGTCGTCGAACGGAATGACCTTGGCGTCCGCCATCGTTGCTGCGCTCCTCAGTTGGCGC
Coding sequences:
- a CDS encoding lysophospholipid acyltransferase family protein, which encodes MADAKVIPFDDDRSRGSAVPRPPRRRSAGSRRGGEVRAGEVGEVQALPKRGRGQDDGSVPRKEHQQRPRPQKAQDRQDRDDSQDGGNGQDGVSGEEQRDRAVPDAPRQSSGDGGLERRIAGGLSFLRRRLTGDYEVDDFGYDAELTDNVLMSLLRPVYEKYFRVEVKGIENIPSEGGALIVANHSGTLPLDGLMMQVAVHDHHPAGRHLRLLAADLVFVLPVVNELARKLGHTLACAEDAERLLGQGELVGVMPEGFKGIGKPFSERYKLQRFGRGGFVSTALRQGTPIIPCSIVGAEEIYPMIGNSKTLARVLGFPYFPLTPTFPWLGPLGAIPLPTKWTIQFGEPIPTAGYPPEAAEDPMLMFNLTDQVREQIQHTLYKLLVQRRSVFF